A part of Streptomyces sp. NBC_01497 genomic DNA contains:
- a CDS encoding DUF5925 domain-containing protein — protein sequence MSANVEDRPEGAHEDAQDERTAAGTAVPGRARTGTAVAEPDPAAIEAARTDPAAPARAGALPPESALPFRLALDDGDSPADVVDALFLGRFATGWQPYSHSSSIDRVKAGLTLLPAGATVLRHARDDDRSVTLAEGDGWTMLISRWSRGADVTVTAVTSELAQDIHKLATDGAQDDPEPQPENVTMGFWYVSPRRGPHRTTRQISAGTWEEVRGNYTAPVADAMDGLMKVTPDDIAGRLLLLHGPPGTGKTSALRTLARSWRDWCQVDCVLDPERLFNDVGYLMDIAIGEDDAGGGRWRLLLLEDCDELIRGEAKHAAGQALSRLLNLTDGLLGQGRNVLVGVTTNENLERLHPAVVRPGRCLARIEVGGLTRAESLAWLQRDAAPWEGTVARDGATLAELYAMRRGRVRVPLAPAPRAEEAGLYL from the coding sequence ATGTCTGCCAACGTTGAGGACAGGCCCGAGGGCGCACACGAGGACGCACAGGACGAGCGCACCGCGGCCGGGACGGCCGTCCCGGGGAGGGCCCGCACGGGGACGGCCGTCGCGGAGCCGGACCCGGCGGCGATCGAGGCGGCGAGGACGGACCCGGCGGCCCCTGCGCGGGCCGGGGCCCTCCCGCCCGAGAGCGCGCTGCCCTTCCGGCTGGCCCTGGACGACGGCGACTCCCCCGCGGACGTCGTCGACGCCCTCTTCCTCGGCCGCTTCGCGACGGGATGGCAGCCCTACTCGCACAGTTCGTCGATAGACCGCGTCAAGGCCGGCCTCACGCTGCTGCCGGCCGGCGCCACCGTGCTGCGGCACGCCCGTGACGACGACCGCAGCGTGACCCTCGCCGAGGGCGACGGCTGGACCATGCTCATCTCCCGCTGGAGCCGGGGTGCGGACGTGACGGTCACCGCCGTCACCTCCGAACTGGCGCAGGACATCCACAAGCTGGCGACGGACGGCGCGCAGGACGACCCGGAGCCCCAGCCGGAGAACGTGACGATGGGGTTCTGGTACGTCTCGCCCCGGCGCGGCCCGCACCGCACGACCCGTCAGATCAGTGCGGGCACCTGGGAGGAGGTGCGGGGCAACTACACCGCTCCGGTCGCCGACGCCATGGACGGCCTGATGAAGGTCACGCCGGACGACATCGCGGGCCGGCTCCTGCTGCTGCACGGACCGCCCGGCACGGGGAAGACCTCGGCGCTGCGCACGCTCGCCCGCTCCTGGCGGGACTGGTGCCAGGTGGACTGCGTCCTCGACCCCGAGCGGCTGTTCAACGATGTCGGCTATCTGATGGACATCGCGATCGGCGAGGACGACGCGGGCGGCGGCCGCTGGCGGCTGCTGCTCCTGGAGGACTGCGACGAACTCATCAGGGGCGAGGCCAAGCACGCGGCTGGCCAGGCGCTCTCACGCCTGCTGAACCTGACGGACGGACTGCTCGGCCAGGGCAGGAACGTTCTGGTGGGCGTCACCACCAACGAGAACCTGGAGCGCCTGCACCCGGCCGTGGTGCGCCCGGGCCGCTGCCTGGCCCGTATCGAGGTGGGCGGCCTGACCCGGGCCGAGTCCCTCGCCTGGCTCCAGCGGGACGCCGCGCCGTGGGAGGGCACGGTGGCACGCGACGGCGCGACCCTGGCCGAGCTGTACGCGATGCGCCGGGGACGCGTACGGGTCCCCCTCGCACCGGCGCCCCGCGCGGAGGAGGCCGGGCTGTACCTGTGA
- a CDS encoding glycosyltransferase family 2 protein, which yields MSSILRPAVPGLDRLTSPRRNAEGYRPISSHLAIAPPVSVVIPAMNEAENLPYVFKTLPDWIHEVVLVDGNSTDDTVAVAERLWPGVKVVGQQGRGKGDALISGFAACTGDIIVMVDADGSADGQEIVSYVSALVSGADFAKGSRFANGGGTDDMTFVRKLGNRVLCATVNAKFGARYTDLCYGYNAFWRHCLDAITLDCTGFEVETLMNIRVVKAGLKVQEIPSHEYDRIHGVSNLRAVRDGLRVLKVIFKEKGVPRSGRRWTGRPDAFGRTPIGKVPLGLVPSPLVPSALTDAPLGEAP from the coding sequence GTGAGCTCCATTCTGCGCCCGGCCGTTCCGGGCCTCGATCGGTTAACTTCACCTCGCCGCAATGCCGAGGGGTACCGGCCGATCTCGTCCCATCTCGCGATCGCCCCGCCCGTCAGCGTGGTCATCCCGGCCATGAACGAGGCGGAGAACCTTCCGTACGTATTCAAGACACTGCCCGACTGGATTCACGAAGTCGTCCTCGTCGACGGCAATTCCACCGACGACACGGTCGCGGTCGCCGAACGGCTGTGGCCGGGCGTCAAGGTCGTCGGGCAGCAGGGCAGGGGCAAGGGGGATGCCCTGATCAGCGGCTTCGCGGCCTGCACGGGCGACATCATCGTGATGGTCGACGCGGACGGCTCCGCCGACGGCCAGGAGATCGTGAGCTACGTGTCGGCGCTCGTCTCGGGCGCGGACTTCGCCAAGGGATCGCGCTTCGCCAACGGCGGCGGGACGGACGACATGACCTTCGTCCGCAAGCTCGGCAACCGCGTCCTGTGCGCCACGGTCAACGCCAAGTTCGGCGCGAGATACACCGACCTCTGCTACGGGTACAACGCGTTCTGGCGCCACTGCCTGGACGCGATCACCCTGGACTGCACCGGCTTCGAAGTGGAGACCCTGATGAACATCCGGGTCGTCAAGGCGGGCCTCAAGGTGCAGGAGATACCGAGCCACGAGTACGACCGCATCCACGGCGTCTCCAACCTGCGTGCGGTCCGCGACGGGCTCAGGGTGCTCAAGGTGATCTTCAAGGAGAAGGGCGTGCCGCGCTCGGGCCGCCGCTGGACGGGCAGGCCCGACGCGTTCGGCAGGACACCGATCGGCAAGGTCCCGCTCGGACTCGTGCCGTCCCCGCTGGTCCCGTCCGCGCTCACCGACGCGCCGCTCGGGGAGGCTCCGTGA
- a CDS encoding polysaccharide deacetylase family protein, whose amino-acid sequence MTAPAASAVTSRAAPAAGDGTVPILMYHAVAHEPSPAARALSVTPRAFAAQMALLARRGRTPLTTAALGEAWRRGVALPPRPVLITFDDGYEGVHRHALPVLAAHGFAATVFVSTGWLRGRPGPGGAPDTTLDWDQVRELASAGVEIGGHSHSHPQLDQLSKGRLVTEVERCREITAQETGTAPVSFAYPFGYSDRRVRHVVREAGFTQSLAVRNASAHRGQGPYALARLTVRRATGIEEFGRLIEGKGVGRTFAADRALTKGYALVRRARAATRAVRG is encoded by the coding sequence ATGACGGCCCCCGCGGCGAGCGCCGTGACCTCGCGGGCCGCGCCGGCCGCGGGTGACGGCACCGTGCCGATCCTGATGTACCACGCGGTCGCGCACGAACCGTCCCCGGCCGCCCGCGCGCTGTCGGTGACGCCCCGCGCGTTCGCCGCGCAGATGGCGCTGCTCGCCCGGCGCGGCAGGACGCCGCTCACCACGGCCGCCCTGGGCGAGGCGTGGCGGCGGGGCGTCGCCCTGCCGCCCCGCCCGGTCCTGATCACCTTCGACGACGGGTACGAGGGCGTGCACCGGCACGCCCTGCCGGTCCTGGCCGCACACGGTTTCGCCGCGACGGTGTTCGTGTCGACGGGGTGGCTGCGCGGCAGGCCGGGGCCCGGTGGCGCGCCGGACACGACGCTCGACTGGGACCAGGTGCGCGAACTGGCTTCGGCGGGTGTCGAGATCGGCGGGCACAGCCACTCGCATCCCCAGCTCGACCAGTTGTCGAAAGGACGGCTGGTGACCGAGGTCGAGCGCTGCCGGGAGATCACGGCGCAGGAGACGGGGACGGCGCCGGTGTCGTTCGCGTACCCCTTCGGCTACTCGGACCGCAGGGTCCGCCACGTGGTACGGGAGGCGGGCTTCACCCAGTCGCTCGCCGTGCGTAACGCGTCGGCGCACCGGGGCCAGGGGCCCTACGCGCTGGCCCGGCTGACGGTGCGGCGCGCGACGGGCATCGAGGAGTTCGGCCGGCTGATCGAAGGGAAGGGTGTCGGCCGGACGTTCGCCGCGGACCGGGCACTGACGAAGGGATACGCGCTGGTGCGCAGGGCCCGGGCGGCGACACGCGCGGTGCGCGGGTGA
- a CDS encoding glycosyltransferase family 2 protein, with translation MSEGRRAYSVVICVYTEERWADILAAVESVRGQSPAPLETLLVVDHNEALRARLTAEFAPARGVRVLANAGPRGLSAGRNTGVAAARGEIVAFLDDDAVAQPGWLRHFNQAYDDDRVLAVGGRTLPLWASGRRPRWFPEEFDWIVGCTYRGLPAGRVRVRNVLGGNASFRRTAFDAAGGFATGIGRDGDRRPLGCEETELCIRVARAVPGAVLLIDDRSVIHHKVPRAREAFGYFRTRAYAEGLSKALVARSVGTAKGLESERRYTTRTLPAGILRGLRDAALGRPGGARRAAAIVVGALTTAGGYAVGRVRTRGGAVAFSSGPIVPLAVAATPGAAGAGGAPGPVEAPRAGGAPLGAPAGGAGAA, from the coding sequence GTGAGCGAGGGCCGGCGCGCGTACTCGGTGGTGATCTGCGTCTACACCGAGGAGCGCTGGGCGGACATCCTCGCGGCGGTCGAGTCGGTGCGCGGGCAGTCGCCGGCCCCGCTGGAGACGCTGCTCGTGGTGGACCACAACGAGGCGCTGCGGGCGCGGCTGACCGCCGAGTTCGCCCCGGCGCGGGGGGTGCGGGTGCTCGCGAACGCGGGCCCCCGCGGCCTGTCCGCGGGCCGCAACACCGGGGTGGCGGCGGCGCGCGGCGAGATCGTCGCGTTCCTCGACGACGACGCCGTCGCCCAGCCGGGCTGGCTGCGCCACTTCAACCAGGCGTACGACGACGACAGGGTCCTCGCGGTCGGCGGCAGGACGCTGCCCCTGTGGGCGTCGGGGCGGCGGCCCCGCTGGTTCCCGGAGGAGTTCGACTGGATTGTCGGCTGCACGTACCGGGGCCTGCCCGCCGGCCGGGTACGGGTGCGCAACGTGCTCGGCGGCAACGCGTCCTTCAGGCGTACGGCGTTCGACGCGGCCGGCGGGTTCGCGACGGGCATCGGACGCGACGGCGACCGGCGGCCGCTCGGCTGCGAGGAGACCGAACTGTGCATCCGCGTCGCGCGCGCGGTGCCCGGCGCGGTGCTCCTGATCGACGACCGGTCGGTCATCCACCACAAGGTGCCCCGCGCACGGGAGGCGTTCGGCTACTTCCGTACCCGCGCGTACGCGGAGGGCCTGTCGAAGGCGCTCGTCGCCCGCAGTGTCGGCACGGCCAAGGGCCTGGAGTCCGAACGCCGTTACACGACTCGCACGCTGCCCGCCGGGATCCTGCGGGGGCTGCGCGACGCGGCACTCGGGCGGCCGGGCGGCGCGCGGCGGGCCGCGGCGATCGTCGTCGGGGCCCTGACCACGGCGGGGGGTTACGCCGTGGGCCGGGTCCGCACCCGGGGCGGCGCGGTCGCGTTCTCCTCGGGGCCCATCGTGCCGCTCGCCGTGGCCGCGACGCCGGGAGCGGCCGGTGCGGGCGGGGCACCGGGCCCGGTCGAGGCGCCGCGTGCGGGCGGGGCGCCCCTGGGGGCCCCGGCCGGTGGGGCGGGGGCCGCATGA
- a CDS encoding GNAT family N-acetyltransferase, whose product MAVIVRDFRPDDPEDAAGVVRARLAALPHLLLTEESVRHRAVKAHPDERFRILVAEEDGRLAGAAEVLLFHDSPVPGQASANPQVHPAHRGRGVGTLLLRGAEEHLVAAGATEVFSWVLDEPEHRAFAARHGYRPGRAAHFQHLDLTTAELPPPGPLPAGVRLRTFADYADDPRPLFAADAEVTADEPGDVTQQLADFGDWSTSTWHDPRLDHALTSVVEVDGRVAAFSLAHTDGRTRYWSGMTGTRRAFRGRGFARLAKTDSLRRARAAGITEAHTENDADNAPMLAINRRLGYRISGTEVRHVRTLG is encoded by the coding sequence ATGGCCGTGATCGTGCGAGATTTCCGCCCCGACGACCCCGAGGACGCCGCGGGCGTCGTGCGCGCCAGGCTCGCCGCCCTGCCGCACCTGCTGCTCACCGAGGAGTCCGTGCGCCACCGCGCGGTGAAGGCGCACCCGGACGAACGCTTCCGGATTCTCGTGGCCGAGGAGGACGGCCGCCTCGCCGGCGCCGCCGAGGTGCTGCTGTTCCACGACAGCCCCGTGCCGGGCCAGGCTTCGGCCAACCCCCAAGTGCATCCGGCCCACCGGGGCCGGGGCGTGGGCACGCTGCTGCTGCGCGGCGCCGAGGAACACCTCGTCGCGGCGGGCGCCACCGAGGTGTTCTCGTGGGTGCTCGACGAGCCGGAGCACCGCGCCTTCGCCGCCCGGCACGGCTACCGCCCCGGCAGGGCGGCGCACTTCCAGCACCTCGACCTGACCACGGCCGAACTGCCGCCGCCGGGACCGCTCCCGGCCGGCGTCCGGCTGCGGACGTTCGCCGACTACGCGGACGACCCGCGTCCGCTGTTCGCGGCGGACGCCGAGGTCACGGCCGACGAACCCGGCGACGTCACCCAGCAACTGGCCGACTTCGGTGACTGGTCCACCTCCACCTGGCACGACCCCCGGCTCGACCACGCCCTGACGTCCGTGGTCGAGGTCGACGGGCGGGTCGCCGCCTTCTCCCTCGCGCACACCGACGGCCGTACCCGCTACTGGTCGGGCATGACCGGCACCCGCAGGGCCTTTCGGGGCCGGGGGTTCGCGAGGCTCGCCAAGACGGACTCGCTGCGCAGGGCGCGTGCGGCGGGCATCACCGAGGCGCACACCGAGAACGACGCGGACAACGCCCCGATGCTCGCCATCAACCGGCGCCTGGGCTACCGGATCTCCGGGACGGAGGTCCGGCACGTGAGGACCCTCGGCTGA
- a CDS encoding GntR family transcriptional regulator encodes MTLQIEIDPAGVDAPYEQLRSQIADRVREGALPVGYKLPTVRGLASDLGIAANTVAKAYRVLETDGVIETRGRNGTFVAAAGDAAAHEAAGAAAAFARRARRLGLSEDEAREASDEALRAAYGQRE; translated from the coding sequence GTGACCTTGCAGATCGAGATCGACCCCGCGGGCGTGGACGCGCCGTACGAACAGCTCAGGTCCCAGATCGCGGACCGTGTCAGGGAGGGGGCGCTGCCGGTCGGCTACAAACTGCCCACCGTGCGGGGCCTCGCGTCCGATCTCGGCATCGCCGCGAACACCGTGGCGAAGGCCTACCGCGTGCTGGAGACGGACGGGGTGATCGAGACGCGCGGCCGCAACGGCACGTTCGTCGCGGCGGCCGGGGACGCGGCGGCCCACGAGGCCGCCGGGGCCGCCGCCGCCTTCGCGCGGCGGGCACGCCGCCTGGGCCTGAGTGAGGACGAGGCGCGCGAGGCGTCGGACGAGGCGCTGCGGGCGGCTTACGGGCAGCGGGAGTAG
- a CDS encoding methyltransferase domain-containing protein: MTIDWDAEADTFDREPDHGLLPPEVRAAWAAKLAEWLPGRPCEVLDLGCGTGSLALLAAERGHHVTAVDLSPRMAERARAKLAGTDARVLVGDAVAPPVPDRAFDVVLVRHVLWALPEPEAALRHWVSLLRPGGRLVLVEGVWGDAGLPHERIVAALTPLVERVRHIPLAGEHALWGKRVDDDRYAVLGGAASAGRHTEIVDVHLILRRGDEVLLARRQGTGYADGLLHAPSGHVEDGEDVRAALLREAYEETGVRLGPEDVRVALVMQHRGPGGQPRIGWFFEAEYGAGARPDTEPYNREPDKCSGLSWHPLAALPDDMVAYCAAGLEAYRAGGHFVLHWHEDGDGIARMPGGASRAVTLPGTGAR, translated from the coding sequence ATGACGATCGACTGGGACGCTGAGGCCGACACCTTCGACCGGGAACCCGACCACGGGCTGCTCCCACCCGAGGTGCGGGCCGCCTGGGCCGCGAAGCTCGCCGAGTGGCTGCCGGGCCGGCCCTGCGAGGTGCTCGACCTCGGGTGCGGCACGGGCTCGCTCGCGCTGCTCGCCGCCGAGCGTGGCCACCACGTCACGGCCGTCGACCTGTCGCCGCGCATGGCCGAGCGGGCGCGGGCCAAGCTCGCGGGCACGGACGCGCGGGTCCTGGTGGGGGACGCGGTGGCGCCGCCGGTGCCGGACCGTGCCTTCGACGTGGTGCTGGTCCGGCACGTGCTCTGGGCACTGCCCGAGCCCGAGGCCGCGCTGCGGCACTGGGTCTCGCTGCTGCGGCCCGGCGGGCGGCTGGTGCTGGTGGAGGGCGTGTGGGGGGACGCGGGCCTGCCTCACGAGCGGATCGTCGCGGCGCTCACGCCCCTGGTGGAGCGGGTGCGGCACATCCCGCTCGCCGGCGAGCACGCCCTGTGGGGCAAGCGGGTGGACGACGACCGGTACGCGGTCCTGGGCGGCGCGGCCTCCGCGGGACGCCACACGGAGATCGTCGACGTGCATCTGATCCTGCGCAGGGGTGACGAGGTGCTCCTCGCCCGCCGCCAGGGCACGGGGTACGCCGACGGGCTGCTGCACGCGCCCTCCGGCCATGTGGAGGACGGGGAGGACGTACGCGCGGCGCTGCTGCGCGAGGCGTACGAGGAGACCGGCGTGCGCCTCGGGCCCGAGGACGTCCGGGTGGCGCTCGTCATGCAGCACCGGGGGCCCGGCGGACAGCCCCGCATCGGCTGGTTCTTCGAGGCGGAGTACGGCGCGGGGGCGCGGCCGGACACCGAGCCGTACAACCGGGAGCCGGACAAGTGCTCGGGCCTGTCCTGGCACCCGCTCGCCGCGCTGCCGGACGACATGGTCGCCTACTGCGCCGCCGGGCTGGAGGCGTACCGGGCGGGCGGGCACTTCGTCCTGCACTGGCACGAGGACGGCGACGGGATCGCCCGGATGCCGGGCGGGGCGAGCCGTGCCGTGACCCTCCCGGGGACCGGGGCGAGATGA